Proteins found in one Chaetodon auriga isolate fChaAug3 chromosome 12, fChaAug3.hap1, whole genome shotgun sequence genomic segment:
- the phc3 gene encoding polyhomeotic-like protein 3 isoform X3 — MDRQSPGEKQADINRTPTPTTSAAVTMATVSPSSTTCTHAPSTSLSIISPDRQAVQVIQQAIHRPQSMAAQYLHQMYAAQQQHLMLQTAALQQHQHTPHLQSLATIQQASVCQRQSPSSSSSSLVHQPAGVSQNSITLPASPVTAQLIGRTQTSSSTGASTTISQQAMLLGNRPANCNQAQMYLRTQMLILTPAATVAAVQSDLPAVTSCSSLPTSSQNLALRAHLPGALATAHSVILKPSTQSQTLTPAASLSKTSVCTLKTSQLTDNSTETGPADVSRLASGPQIMTPAYSPVQTHALVKQQLSCPPGQRLAHHQLILQQAAGGAANPRQLQPIALRVAPQETNSKPLPLSVKRLTTPCTQSQTNNEPQAPSSSSSSSSSSSSSVTTVFASSAQTSITAATVQPQPPPLVAAPQRRTSFPQVQNQPPPPPPPLVLPRLPQNPPASLQRLSLHSVQALAVQSGRMLLTEQELPVAEALVQMPYQNLPPPQTVAVDLKVHPVRRNETPSSGQTCKVNGLSSEERKDECSPSPQRDRTTTTVTGTTKQNGTVMSSPPIMSSRSVIRSPVVEEPSQLTSSSSSSSSNPPPPSPPLPPPILPAAVRGPSQPPSSPASLPGSPDRILTTHVLTHLIEGFVIREGLEPFPVVPSSLLADQQASLPESQEIQTNGDAAAEDSPLDADQSDSTDSEMENDGPAAEVAELEQSVAGVLQCEFCGSRGYAHTFLRSRRFCSMTCVRRFSVSCTKRITMLRAGRWGRRPMGRRGRPPSRVNGASREHFLRQARGSFGREEAQEDQEEEEEDEPPVPMTTRLRKQAEREREREREQEREQEQRMTETNSVSDGEDDAGCPSQWNVEQVCSYISSLPGGLDVADVFRSQEIDGQALLLLTEEHLVSTMNLKLGPALKLCAHINSLKDA, encoded by the exons ATGGATAGGCAGAGCCCAGGAGAGAAGCAGGCAGACATTAATAggacccccacccccaccacatCAGCTGccgtcaccatggcaacagtcaGCCCCAGCAGCACCACGTGCACCCATGCGCCCTCTACTTCCCTCAGCATCATCTCACCCGACAGACAGGCAGTTCAG GTGATCCAGCAGGCCATTCACAGACCTCAGAGCATGGCGGCCCAGTACCTGCATCAGATGTACgcagcccagcagcagcacctcatgctgcagacagcagccctgcagcagcaccagcacacCCCCCATCTGCAGAGTCTGGCCACCATACAGCAG GCTTCAGTCTGTCAGAGGCAGTCACCTTCgtcatccagcagcagtttggttCATCAGCCTGCCGGTGTTTCCCAAAACTCA ATTACTTTACCAGCATCTCCAGTGACAGCGCAGCTGATTGGCCGAACCCAAACGTCCAGCTCCACTGGTGCTTCAACCACCATATCCCAGCAGGCCATGCTCCTCGGAAACAGACCAGCCAACTGTAACCAAGCTCAGATGTACCTTCGCACTCAGATG CTCATTCTTACCCCTGCAGCCACGGTGGCTGCAGTTCAATCAGACCTCCCCGCTGtcacctcctgctcctctttacCTACCTCCTCTCAG AATCTAGCTCTGCGTGCCCACTTGCCTGGAGCTCTGGCTACAGCCCACAGTGTGATTTTAAAGCCATCCACCCAGTCCCAAACCCTGACTCCGGCCGCTTCTTTATCCAAGACGTCAGTCTGTACGCTGAAGACCAGCCAGCTAACCGACAACTCAACAGAAACAGGTCCGGCTGACGTCAGCCGGCTGGCCTCAGGACCCCAGATTATGACCCCAG CCTACTCTCCAGTGCAGACCCACGCTCTGGTAAAGCAGCAGTTGTCCTGTCCACCAGGCCAGCGGCTGGCACACCACCAGCTCATcctccagcaggctgcaggaggagctgcaaACCCCAGACAGCTCCAGCCCATCGCCCTCAGAGTAGCACCTCAAGAAACTAACTCcaaacctcttcctctctcagttAAAAGACTGACCACTCCCTGCACCCAGTCACAAACCAACAATGAACCCCAagccccttcttcttcttcttcttcttcttcttcttcttcttcgtctgtCACCACCGTGTTTGCATCATCAGCTCAGACCTCAATCACAGCTGCCACCgttcagcctcagcctcctcctcttgtgGCAGCTCCGCAGCGTCGGACCTCATTCCCACAAGTGCAGaaccagcctcctcctcctcctccacctctggtTCTCCCCAGGCTGCCCCAGAAcccccctgcctccctccagAGGCTGTCCCTGCACTCAGTCCAGGCTTTGGCTGTCCAGTCGGGTCGGATGCTGCTGACAGAGCAGGAGCTACCTGTGGCGGAGGCACTGGTCCAGATGCCTTACCAGAACCTCCCACCTCCTCAGACGGTGGCTGTTGATCTGAAAGTGCATCCAGTCAGACGCAATGAAACTCCATCG TCGGGGCAAACATGCAAAGTGAATGGATTGagctcagaggagaggaaagatgaaTGTTCTCCCagtccacagagagacaggaccACAACAACTGTCACTGGGACCACTAAGCAGAATGGCACAG TGATGAGTTCACCCCCCATCATGTCCAGTCGCTCGGTGATCAGGTCACCAGTTGTGGAAGAGCCGTCGCAgctcaccagcagcagcagcagcagcagcagcaacccccctcctccatctcctcctctacctcctcccaTCCTGCCGGCAGCAGTAAGAGGCCCCAGCCAGCCTCCATCATCTCCAGCCAGCCTCCCAGGAAGCCCTGACCGGATACTTACAACCCACGTCCTTACGCACCTCATAGAGGGCTTTGTCATCCGAGAGGGCCTGGAGCCATTCCCG GTGGTCCCCTCATCGCTGTTAGCAGACCAGCAGGCTTCACTTCCTGAATCCCAGGAGATCCAAACCAACGGGGACGCAGCAGCCGAGGACAGTCCTCTGGATGCTGACCAGTCGGACTCAACAGACTCTGAGATGGAAAACGATGGCCCTGCAGCAGAGG ttgcagagctggagcagagtGTGGCaggtgtgctgcagtgtgagttCTGTGGGAGCAGAGGTTACGCTCACACGTTTCTGCGCTCCAGACGCTTCTGCTCCATGACGTGTGTCAGACG gtTCAGTGTGAGCTGCACCAAGCGTATCACCATGCTGAGAGCAGGTCGCTGGGGTCGCAGGCCCATGGGCAGGAGAGGACGACCCCCCAGCAGAGTCAACGGAGCCTCCAGAGAACATTTTCTGAGACAG GCTCGGGGCTCGTTCGGCCGAGAGGAGGCCCAGGAAGaccaggaggaagaagaggaagatgagccTCCCGTTCCCATGACAACCAGGCTCCGTAAACAGGctgagagggagcgagagagggagagagagcaggagcgagagcaggagcagaggatgaCGGAGACGAACAGCGTCTCTGATGGAGAGGACGACGCCGGCTGTCCGTCTCAGTGGAACGTAGAACAAGTGTGTTCTTACATCAGCTCCCTGCCAG GTGGTCTGGATGTGGCCGATGTGTTTCGCTCCCAGGAAATAGACGGACAGGCCCTGCTGCTTCTGACAGAGGAGCACCTGGTCAGCACCATGAACCTTAAACTGGGACCTGCGCTGAAGCTCTGTGCCCACATTAATTCTCTGAAAGATGCATAA
- the phc3 gene encoding polyhomeotic-like protein 3 isoform X2, with translation MAHVHQYQAVFPLLNLSVTWEMDRQSPGEKQADINRTPTPTTSAAVTMATVSPSSTTCTHAPSTSLSIISPDRQAVQVIQQAIHRPQSMAAQYLHQMYAAQQQHLMLQTAALQQHQHTPHLQSLATIQQASVCQRQSPSSSSSSLVHQPAGVSQNSITLPASPVTAQLIGRTQTSSSTGASTTISQQAMLLGNRPANCNQAQMYLRTQMLILTPAATVAAVQSDLPAVTSCSSLPTSSQNLALRAHLPGALATAHSVILKPSTQSQTLTPAASLSKTSVCTLKTSQLTDNSTETGPADVSRLASGPQIMTPAYSPVQTHALVKQQLSCPPGQRLAHHQLILQQAAGGAANPRQLQPIALRVAPQETNSKPLPLSVKRLTTPCTQSQTNNEPQAPSSSSSSSSSSSSSVTTVFASSAQTSITAATVQPQPPPLVAAPQRRTSFPQVQNQPPPPPPPLVLPRLPQNPPASLQRLSLHSVQALAVQSGRMLLTEQELPVAEALVQMPYQNLPPPQTVAVDLKVHPVRRNETPSSGQTCKVNGLSSEERKDECSPSPQRDRTTTTVTGTTKQNGTVMSSPPIMSSRSVIRSPVVEEPSQLTSSSSSSSSNPPPPSPPLPPPILPAAVRGPSQPPSSPASLPGSPDRILTTHVLTHLIEGFVIREGLEPFPVVPSSLLADQQASLPESQEIQTNGDAAAEDSPLDADQSDSTDSEMENDGPAAEELEQSVAGVLQCEFCGSRGYAHTFLRSRRFCSMTCVRRFSVSCTKRITMLRAGRWGRRPMGRRGRPPSRVNGASREHFLRQARGSFGREEAQEDQEEEEEDEPPVPMTTRLRKQAEREREREREQEREQEQRMTETNSVSDGEDDAGCPSQWNVEQVCSYISSLPGGLDVADVFRSQEIDGQALLLLTEEHLVSTMNLKLGPALKLCAHINSLKDA, from the exons ATGGCCCATGTCCATCAATACCAGGCAG TTTTCCCATTGCTGAATCTGAGTGTGACCTGGGAGATGGATAGGCAGAGCCCAGGAGAGAAGCAGGCAGACATTAATAggacccccacccccaccacatCAGCTGccgtcaccatggcaacagtcaGCCCCAGCAGCACCACGTGCACCCATGCGCCCTCTACTTCCCTCAGCATCATCTCACCCGACAGACAGGCAGTTCAG GTGATCCAGCAGGCCATTCACAGACCTCAGAGCATGGCGGCCCAGTACCTGCATCAGATGTACgcagcccagcagcagcacctcatgctgcagacagcagccctgcagcagcaccagcacacCCCCCATCTGCAGAGTCTGGCCACCATACAGCAG GCTTCAGTCTGTCAGAGGCAGTCACCTTCgtcatccagcagcagtttggttCATCAGCCTGCCGGTGTTTCCCAAAACTCA ATTACTTTACCAGCATCTCCAGTGACAGCGCAGCTGATTGGCCGAACCCAAACGTCCAGCTCCACTGGTGCTTCAACCACCATATCCCAGCAGGCCATGCTCCTCGGAAACAGACCAGCCAACTGTAACCAAGCTCAGATGTACCTTCGCACTCAGATG CTCATTCTTACCCCTGCAGCCACGGTGGCTGCAGTTCAATCAGACCTCCCCGCTGtcacctcctgctcctctttacCTACCTCCTCTCAG AATCTAGCTCTGCGTGCCCACTTGCCTGGAGCTCTGGCTACAGCCCACAGTGTGATTTTAAAGCCATCCACCCAGTCCCAAACCCTGACTCCGGCCGCTTCTTTATCCAAGACGTCAGTCTGTACGCTGAAGACCAGCCAGCTAACCGACAACTCAACAGAAACAGGTCCGGCTGACGTCAGCCGGCTGGCCTCAGGACCCCAGATTATGACCCCAG CCTACTCTCCAGTGCAGACCCACGCTCTGGTAAAGCAGCAGTTGTCCTGTCCACCAGGCCAGCGGCTGGCACACCACCAGCTCATcctccagcaggctgcaggaggagctgcaaACCCCAGACAGCTCCAGCCCATCGCCCTCAGAGTAGCACCTCAAGAAACTAACTCcaaacctcttcctctctcagttAAAAGACTGACCACTCCCTGCACCCAGTCACAAACCAACAATGAACCCCAagccccttcttcttcttcttcttcttcttcttcttcttcttcgtctgtCACCACCGTGTTTGCATCATCAGCTCAGACCTCAATCACAGCTGCCACCgttcagcctcagcctcctcctcttgtgGCAGCTCCGCAGCGTCGGACCTCATTCCCACAAGTGCAGaaccagcctcctcctcctcctccacctctggtTCTCCCCAGGCTGCCCCAGAAcccccctgcctccctccagAGGCTGTCCCTGCACTCAGTCCAGGCTTTGGCTGTCCAGTCGGGTCGGATGCTGCTGACAGAGCAGGAGCTACCTGTGGCGGAGGCACTGGTCCAGATGCCTTACCAGAACCTCCCACCTCCTCAGACGGTGGCTGTTGATCTGAAAGTGCATCCAGTCAGACGCAATGAAACTCCATCG TCGGGGCAAACATGCAAAGTGAATGGATTGagctcagaggagaggaaagatgaaTGTTCTCCCagtccacagagagacaggaccACAACAACTGTCACTGGGACCACTAAGCAGAATGGCACAG TGATGAGTTCACCCCCCATCATGTCCAGTCGCTCGGTGATCAGGTCACCAGTTGTGGAAGAGCCGTCGCAgctcaccagcagcagcagcagcagcagcagcaacccccctcctccatctcctcctctacctcctcccaTCCTGCCGGCAGCAGTAAGAGGCCCCAGCCAGCCTCCATCATCTCCAGCCAGCCTCCCAGGAAGCCCTGACCGGATACTTACAACCCACGTCCTTACGCACCTCATAGAGGGCTTTGTCATCCGAGAGGGCCTGGAGCCATTCCCG GTGGTCCCCTCATCGCTGTTAGCAGACCAGCAGGCTTCACTTCCTGAATCCCAGGAGATCCAAACCAACGGGGACGCAGCAGCCGAGGACAGTCCTCTGGATGCTGACCAGTCGGACTCAACAGACTCTGAGATGGAAAACGATGGCCCTGCAGCAGAGG agctggagcagagtGTGGCaggtgtgctgcagtgtgagttCTGTGGGAGCAGAGGTTACGCTCACACGTTTCTGCGCTCCAGACGCTTCTGCTCCATGACGTGTGTCAGACG gtTCAGTGTGAGCTGCACCAAGCGTATCACCATGCTGAGAGCAGGTCGCTGGGGTCGCAGGCCCATGGGCAGGAGAGGACGACCCCCCAGCAGAGTCAACGGAGCCTCCAGAGAACATTTTCTGAGACAG GCTCGGGGCTCGTTCGGCCGAGAGGAGGCCCAGGAAGaccaggaggaagaagaggaagatgagccTCCCGTTCCCATGACAACCAGGCTCCGTAAACAGGctgagagggagcgagagagggagagagagcaggagcgagagcaggagcagaggatgaCGGAGACGAACAGCGTCTCTGATGGAGAGGACGACGCCGGCTGTCCGTCTCAGTGGAACGTAGAACAAGTGTGTTCTTACATCAGCTCCCTGCCAG GTGGTCTGGATGTGGCCGATGTGTTTCGCTCCCAGGAAATAGACGGACAGGCCCTGCTGCTTCTGACAGAGGAGCACCTGGTCAGCACCATGAACCTTAAACTGGGACCTGCGCTGAAGCTCTGTGCCCACATTAATTCTCTGAAAGATGCATAA
- the phc3 gene encoding polyhomeotic-like protein 3 isoform X1 yields MAHVHQYQAVFPLLNLSVTWEMDRQSPGEKQADINRTPTPTTSAAVTMATVSPSSTTCTHAPSTSLSIISPDRQAVQVIQQAIHRPQSMAAQYLHQMYAAQQQHLMLQTAALQQHQHTPHLQSLATIQQASVCQRQSPSSSSSSLVHQPAGVSQNSITLPASPVTAQLIGRTQTSSSTGASTTISQQAMLLGNRPANCNQAQMYLRTQMLILTPAATVAAVQSDLPAVTSCSSLPTSSQNLALRAHLPGALATAHSVILKPSTQSQTLTPAASLSKTSVCTLKTSQLTDNSTETGPADVSRLASGPQIMTPAYSPVQTHALVKQQLSCPPGQRLAHHQLILQQAAGGAANPRQLQPIALRVAPQETNSKPLPLSVKRLTTPCTQSQTNNEPQAPSSSSSSSSSSSSSVTTVFASSAQTSITAATVQPQPPPLVAAPQRRTSFPQVQNQPPPPPPPLVLPRLPQNPPASLQRLSLHSVQALAVQSGRMLLTEQELPVAEALVQMPYQNLPPPQTVAVDLKVHPVRRNETPSSGQTCKVNGLSSEERKDECSPSPQRDRTTTTVTGTTKQNGTVMSSPPIMSSRSVIRSPVVEEPSQLTSSSSSSSSNPPPPSPPLPPPILPAAVRGPSQPPSSPASLPGSPDRILTTHVLTHLIEGFVIREGLEPFPVVPSSLLADQQASLPESQEIQTNGDAAAEDSPLDADQSDSTDSEMENDGPAAEVAELEQSVAGVLQCEFCGSRGYAHTFLRSRRFCSMTCVRRFSVSCTKRITMLRAGRWGRRPMGRRGRPPSRVNGASREHFLRQARGSFGREEAQEDQEEEEEDEPPVPMTTRLRKQAEREREREREQEREQEQRMTETNSVSDGEDDAGCPSQWNVEQVCSYISSLPGGLDVADVFRSQEIDGQALLLLTEEHLVSTMNLKLGPALKLCAHINSLKDA; encoded by the exons ATGGCCCATGTCCATCAATACCAGGCAG TTTTCCCATTGCTGAATCTGAGTGTGACCTGGGAGATGGATAGGCAGAGCCCAGGAGAGAAGCAGGCAGACATTAATAggacccccacccccaccacatCAGCTGccgtcaccatggcaacagtcaGCCCCAGCAGCACCACGTGCACCCATGCGCCCTCTACTTCCCTCAGCATCATCTCACCCGACAGACAGGCAGTTCAG GTGATCCAGCAGGCCATTCACAGACCTCAGAGCATGGCGGCCCAGTACCTGCATCAGATGTACgcagcccagcagcagcacctcatgctgcagacagcagccctgcagcagcaccagcacacCCCCCATCTGCAGAGTCTGGCCACCATACAGCAG GCTTCAGTCTGTCAGAGGCAGTCACCTTCgtcatccagcagcagtttggttCATCAGCCTGCCGGTGTTTCCCAAAACTCA ATTACTTTACCAGCATCTCCAGTGACAGCGCAGCTGATTGGCCGAACCCAAACGTCCAGCTCCACTGGTGCTTCAACCACCATATCCCAGCAGGCCATGCTCCTCGGAAACAGACCAGCCAACTGTAACCAAGCTCAGATGTACCTTCGCACTCAGATG CTCATTCTTACCCCTGCAGCCACGGTGGCTGCAGTTCAATCAGACCTCCCCGCTGtcacctcctgctcctctttacCTACCTCCTCTCAG AATCTAGCTCTGCGTGCCCACTTGCCTGGAGCTCTGGCTACAGCCCACAGTGTGATTTTAAAGCCATCCACCCAGTCCCAAACCCTGACTCCGGCCGCTTCTTTATCCAAGACGTCAGTCTGTACGCTGAAGACCAGCCAGCTAACCGACAACTCAACAGAAACAGGTCCGGCTGACGTCAGCCGGCTGGCCTCAGGACCCCAGATTATGACCCCAG CCTACTCTCCAGTGCAGACCCACGCTCTGGTAAAGCAGCAGTTGTCCTGTCCACCAGGCCAGCGGCTGGCACACCACCAGCTCATcctccagcaggctgcaggaggagctgcaaACCCCAGACAGCTCCAGCCCATCGCCCTCAGAGTAGCACCTCAAGAAACTAACTCcaaacctcttcctctctcagttAAAAGACTGACCACTCCCTGCACCCAGTCACAAACCAACAATGAACCCCAagccccttcttcttcttcttcttcttcttcttcttcttcttcgtctgtCACCACCGTGTTTGCATCATCAGCTCAGACCTCAATCACAGCTGCCACCgttcagcctcagcctcctcctcttgtgGCAGCTCCGCAGCGTCGGACCTCATTCCCACAAGTGCAGaaccagcctcctcctcctcctccacctctggtTCTCCCCAGGCTGCCCCAGAAcccccctgcctccctccagAGGCTGTCCCTGCACTCAGTCCAGGCTTTGGCTGTCCAGTCGGGTCGGATGCTGCTGACAGAGCAGGAGCTACCTGTGGCGGAGGCACTGGTCCAGATGCCTTACCAGAACCTCCCACCTCCTCAGACGGTGGCTGTTGATCTGAAAGTGCATCCAGTCAGACGCAATGAAACTCCATCG TCGGGGCAAACATGCAAAGTGAATGGATTGagctcagaggagaggaaagatgaaTGTTCTCCCagtccacagagagacaggaccACAACAACTGTCACTGGGACCACTAAGCAGAATGGCACAG TGATGAGTTCACCCCCCATCATGTCCAGTCGCTCGGTGATCAGGTCACCAGTTGTGGAAGAGCCGTCGCAgctcaccagcagcagcagcagcagcagcagcaacccccctcctccatctcctcctctacctcctcccaTCCTGCCGGCAGCAGTAAGAGGCCCCAGCCAGCCTCCATCATCTCCAGCCAGCCTCCCAGGAAGCCCTGACCGGATACTTACAACCCACGTCCTTACGCACCTCATAGAGGGCTTTGTCATCCGAGAGGGCCTGGAGCCATTCCCG GTGGTCCCCTCATCGCTGTTAGCAGACCAGCAGGCTTCACTTCCTGAATCCCAGGAGATCCAAACCAACGGGGACGCAGCAGCCGAGGACAGTCCTCTGGATGCTGACCAGTCGGACTCAACAGACTCTGAGATGGAAAACGATGGCCCTGCAGCAGAGG ttgcagagctggagcagagtGTGGCaggtgtgctgcagtgtgagttCTGTGGGAGCAGAGGTTACGCTCACACGTTTCTGCGCTCCAGACGCTTCTGCTCCATGACGTGTGTCAGACG gtTCAGTGTGAGCTGCACCAAGCGTATCACCATGCTGAGAGCAGGTCGCTGGGGTCGCAGGCCCATGGGCAGGAGAGGACGACCCCCCAGCAGAGTCAACGGAGCCTCCAGAGAACATTTTCTGAGACAG GCTCGGGGCTCGTTCGGCCGAGAGGAGGCCCAGGAAGaccaggaggaagaagaggaagatgagccTCCCGTTCCCATGACAACCAGGCTCCGTAAACAGGctgagagggagcgagagagggagagagagcaggagcgagagcaggagcagaggatgaCGGAGACGAACAGCGTCTCTGATGGAGAGGACGACGCCGGCTGTCCGTCTCAGTGGAACGTAGAACAAGTGTGTTCTTACATCAGCTCCCTGCCAG GTGGTCTGGATGTGGCCGATGTGTTTCGCTCCCAGGAAATAGACGGACAGGCCCTGCTGCTTCTGACAGAGGAGCACCTGGTCAGCACCATGAACCTTAAACTGGGACCTGCGCTGAAGCTCTGTGCCCACATTAATTCTCTGAAAGATGCATAA
- the phc3 gene encoding polyhomeotic-like protein 3 isoform X5: MAHVHQYQAVFPLLNLSVTWEMDRQSPGEKQADINRTPTPTTSAAVTMATVSPSSTTCTHAPSTSLSIISPDRQAVQVIQQAIHRPQSMAAQYLHQMYAAQQQHLMLQTAALQQHQHTPHLQSLATIQQASVCQRQSPSSSSSSLVHQPAGVSQNSITLPASPVTAQLIGRTQTSSSTGASTTISQQAMLLGNRPANCNQAQMYLRTQMNLALRAHLPGALATAHSVILKPSTQSQTLTPAASLSKTSVCTLKTSQLTDNSTETGPADVSRLASGPQIMTPAYSPVQTHALVKQQLSCPPGQRLAHHQLILQQAAGGAANPRQLQPIALRVAPQETNSKPLPLSVKRLTTPCTQSQTNNEPQAPSSSSSSSSSSSSSVTTVFASSAQTSITAATVQPQPPPLVAAPQRRTSFPQVQNQPPPPPPPLVLPRLPQNPPASLQRLSLHSVQALAVQSGRMLLTEQELPVAEALVQMPYQNLPPPQTVAVDLKVHPVRRNETPSSGQTCKVNGLSSEERKDECSPSPQRDRTTTTVTGTTKQNGTVMSSPPIMSSRSVIRSPVVEEPSQLTSSSSSSSSNPPPPSPPLPPPILPAAVRGPSQPPSSPASLPGSPDRILTTHVLTHLIEGFVIREGLEPFPVVPSSLLADQQASLPESQEIQTNGDAAAEDSPLDADQSDSTDSEMENDGPAAEVAELEQSVAGVLQCEFCGSRGYAHTFLRSRRFCSMTCVRRFSVSCTKRITMLRAGRWGRRPMGRRGRPPSRVNGASREHFLRQARGSFGREEAQEDQEEEEEDEPPVPMTTRLRKQAEREREREREQEREQEQRMTETNSVSDGEDDAGCPSQWNVEQVCSYISSLPGGLDVADVFRSQEIDGQALLLLTEEHLVSTMNLKLGPALKLCAHINSLKDA; encoded by the exons ATGGCCCATGTCCATCAATACCAGGCAG TTTTCCCATTGCTGAATCTGAGTGTGACCTGGGAGATGGATAGGCAGAGCCCAGGAGAGAAGCAGGCAGACATTAATAggacccccacccccaccacatCAGCTGccgtcaccatggcaacagtcaGCCCCAGCAGCACCACGTGCACCCATGCGCCCTCTACTTCCCTCAGCATCATCTCACCCGACAGACAGGCAGTTCAG GTGATCCAGCAGGCCATTCACAGACCTCAGAGCATGGCGGCCCAGTACCTGCATCAGATGTACgcagcccagcagcagcacctcatgctgcagacagcagccctgcagcagcaccagcacacCCCCCATCTGCAGAGTCTGGCCACCATACAGCAG GCTTCAGTCTGTCAGAGGCAGTCACCTTCgtcatccagcagcagtttggttCATCAGCCTGCCGGTGTTTCCCAAAACTCA ATTACTTTACCAGCATCTCCAGTGACAGCGCAGCTGATTGGCCGAACCCAAACGTCCAGCTCCACTGGTGCTTCAACCACCATATCCCAGCAGGCCATGCTCCTCGGAAACAGACCAGCCAACTGTAACCAAGCTCAGATGTACCTTCGCACTCAGATG AATCTAGCTCTGCGTGCCCACTTGCCTGGAGCTCTGGCTACAGCCCACAGTGTGATTTTAAAGCCATCCACCCAGTCCCAAACCCTGACTCCGGCCGCTTCTTTATCCAAGACGTCAGTCTGTACGCTGAAGACCAGCCAGCTAACCGACAACTCAACAGAAACAGGTCCGGCTGACGTCAGCCGGCTGGCCTCAGGACCCCAGATTATGACCCCAG CCTACTCTCCAGTGCAGACCCACGCTCTGGTAAAGCAGCAGTTGTCCTGTCCACCAGGCCAGCGGCTGGCACACCACCAGCTCATcctccagcaggctgcaggaggagctgcaaACCCCAGACAGCTCCAGCCCATCGCCCTCAGAGTAGCACCTCAAGAAACTAACTCcaaacctcttcctctctcagttAAAAGACTGACCACTCCCTGCACCCAGTCACAAACCAACAATGAACCCCAagccccttcttcttcttcttcttcttcttcttcttcttcttcgtctgtCACCACCGTGTTTGCATCATCAGCTCAGACCTCAATCACAGCTGCCACCgttcagcctcagcctcctcctcttgtgGCAGCTCCGCAGCGTCGGACCTCATTCCCACAAGTGCAGaaccagcctcctcctcctcctccacctctggtTCTCCCCAGGCTGCCCCAGAAcccccctgcctccctccagAGGCTGTCCCTGCACTCAGTCCAGGCTTTGGCTGTCCAGTCGGGTCGGATGCTGCTGACAGAGCAGGAGCTACCTGTGGCGGAGGCACTGGTCCAGATGCCTTACCAGAACCTCCCACCTCCTCAGACGGTGGCTGTTGATCTGAAAGTGCATCCAGTCAGACGCAATGAAACTCCATCG TCGGGGCAAACATGCAAAGTGAATGGATTGagctcagaggagaggaaagatgaaTGTTCTCCCagtccacagagagacaggaccACAACAACTGTCACTGGGACCACTAAGCAGAATGGCACAG TGATGAGTTCACCCCCCATCATGTCCAGTCGCTCGGTGATCAGGTCACCAGTTGTGGAAGAGCCGTCGCAgctcaccagcagcagcagcagcagcagcagcaacccccctcctccatctcctcctctacctcctcccaTCCTGCCGGCAGCAGTAAGAGGCCCCAGCCAGCCTCCATCATCTCCAGCCAGCCTCCCAGGAAGCCCTGACCGGATACTTACAACCCACGTCCTTACGCACCTCATAGAGGGCTTTGTCATCCGAGAGGGCCTGGAGCCATTCCCG GTGGTCCCCTCATCGCTGTTAGCAGACCAGCAGGCTTCACTTCCTGAATCCCAGGAGATCCAAACCAACGGGGACGCAGCAGCCGAGGACAGTCCTCTGGATGCTGACCAGTCGGACTCAACAGACTCTGAGATGGAAAACGATGGCCCTGCAGCAGAGG ttgcagagctggagcagagtGTGGCaggtgtgctgcagtgtgagttCTGTGGGAGCAGAGGTTACGCTCACACGTTTCTGCGCTCCAGACGCTTCTGCTCCATGACGTGTGTCAGACG gtTCAGTGTGAGCTGCACCAAGCGTATCACCATGCTGAGAGCAGGTCGCTGGGGTCGCAGGCCCATGGGCAGGAGAGGACGACCCCCCAGCAGAGTCAACGGAGCCTCCAGAGAACATTTTCTGAGACAG GCTCGGGGCTCGTTCGGCCGAGAGGAGGCCCAGGAAGaccaggaggaagaagaggaagatgagccTCCCGTTCCCATGACAACCAGGCTCCGTAAACAGGctgagagggagcgagagagggagagagagcaggagcgagagcaggagcagaggatgaCGGAGACGAACAGCGTCTCTGATGGAGAGGACGACGCCGGCTGTCCGTCTCAGTGGAACGTAGAACAAGTGTGTTCTTACATCAGCTCCCTGCCAG GTGGTCTGGATGTGGCCGATGTGTTTCGCTCCCAGGAAATAGACGGACAGGCCCTGCTGCTTCTGACAGAGGAGCACCTGGTCAGCACCATGAACCTTAAACTGGGACCTGCGCTGAAGCTCTGTGCCCACATTAATTCTCTGAAAGATGCATAA